The Apus apus isolate bApuApu2 chromosome 8, bApuApu2.pri.cur, whole genome shotgun sequence genome has a window encoding:
- the IGSF10 gene encoding immunoglobulin superfamily member 10, translating to PRPCACPRPAELHCTFRHFTAVPPRIPPRVRRINLGYNSLLKLTETDFSGLEKLELLMLHSNEINTIPEKVFRDLSSLQVLKMSYNKVRVLQQDAFYGLRSLGRLHMDHNKIEFVNPKVFYGLTSLRLVHLEGNLLKQLHPDTFVSLRYSQIFKISFIKHIYLSDNVLTSLPQEMFSSMSELESIYLHGNPWCCDCNLQWFAEWARQRPDVIKCKKDRSSGAQQCPICASPKNHKEKSLVDIPSASLACMKPTIHGSLKLKNLTVPDDGDFSAISPKDFVAPIGSMVLNMTDQAGSRGNLVCNLQNPKEMSPIIFDTDGNSTVLKTSFSAFLVCGIEYEHIQQLWSILALYSNSPLRLERNVLATNTPFLSYKYKQIYSEKDELFTNIEAELRAEPPWLMQRQVALQLDRTKTTLNTLHIQYFTDAQIILPRADENQERNNWAIISRDNRTQTEHTVLVGGTVQLECQASGEPAPAIEWLLADGSKVRAPYVSEDGRIIVVNTGTLMLRAADTFDTGLYHCIGTNARDADALTFRITVLDPQVEHSGVNGARLSTLAGSTLHLPCTSSAVPDAAISWVLPEPVVLHHSVRNKQIFDNGTLRIQGVTERDSGYFRCVAANQYGVDLLVFQVLVRQDETTPKKKHIVVGEKEEDGGSGEVVLVSATTQKHPLAPLAPQTPGQDSAASAARNQVTQSVPTRNSYGKMAHRHSGDKRGRRFRGHRRQFVSSARRVDPQRWAALLEKTKRNSMLTENQGEVATKPPIQAHEFSKVSGNEEETSGDLLSPEEEFMIPVTETAPVPALGRAVVPVGPATIVRDPPARTTSAPAAGTPLPSPLSESGASDSRRPQAYLKPTSTNSEERSDLSQISAKGINQSTVSNGGRGTASLFPAGQRLVYSGESNNQYLKSVSTTPMTGVTVTSKSITSHNAVDKLHVFTESIEISTKTDRQTPVVTVSEPSPEFGHIYFHSTQRQVTPKPPLESTTNTHQQTQIIQDTHTPQAQQHYGRRRKISGRRQMVRPGHIPSMKEHRYNFGRSGSDRESTAVAADVQLNIKHLSTLPTLKNVSSSVNPSSPEAPLSSPPTTNMPLEPPAGTHLSTAFLREEKSNPSARQKATTAMPLITKGTQDTPQWNLETSAPLQKCSDRVQPSSIRQPTLATRTAHIVTEITHAISTKISSTLESVSPSIKPRTSAKNSQREKITWEHLLGNGAREEVLLQQLSEQQTDGFPSVEASTMLPKTTTSAVSRMSPLHFTPISTGGDHSSGFLSLKKPIPRGNGKSAEHLPPAEPQLYSSPATAATKETVVTSVKPTVVPVTAPQTDTKITRSKTFRGGRKRGQRRKKPPLTSVSPRVSTDAPTAAIPTLNTAAPVATATKPLPGPANPLPGAASAGSVPETPAPWGRDTPEAPRVVPTAARQALLTAVPGTDVPSATVPPGGRLAPPATAQAPRPRSEPASATGTGPAGPGAAPQPPLSLPAPRPPQRVLRDPPGLRGGTPAPPHRRSPPPCAAPRGGDTHRSGPGCSGRRREQQTGSTEPSAGGDPASRQHGAKPRISGGSLAAFTVLADSDAFMPCEATGNPPPTVRWSKISPGPGAPQSRWQVFANGTLRVARAAPQDGGQYLCTAANAHGAARLLATLSVVAYPPRVAGGRWQLLTAHAGKPLAVKCRAEGRPPPAISWVLANKTRVSHSSAGSRKVRVEPDGTLVLEEVTVYDRGLYTCTATNPAGSDTLAVKLQVIAAPPAILEEKRQRVEGTVGESLKLPCTVKGNPQPTVHWVLFDGTVVKPLQFANTKLFLFSNGTLQLSNMVPSDSGNYECIATSSTGSERRVVSLVVERRDTLPRIATASQEMTQLNFGDKLLLNCTATGEPKPRIIWRLPSKAVVDQWHRMGSRIHVYPNGSLVIEAVTEKDAGDYLCVARNIMGDDLILMKVSITMKPARIHQKQYFKKLVPYGKDFTVDCKASGSPTPEISWSLPDGTVINNAMLADDSGRRTWRYVLFDNGTLYLNKAGVTEGGDYTCYAQNTLGRDEMKVHITVVMAAPQIKQSYKTYVKVKAGDTALLDCEAAGEPKPKIFWLLPSSDMISSSTARHLLHVNGSLSVRQVKLLDAGDYMCVARNPGGDDTKLYKLDVAAKPPIINGLHANKTIMKVTAVRHSKKHLDCRAEGTPPPQIMWIMPDNIFLTAPYYGSRIVVHKNGTLEIRNLRPSDTADFICVARNEGGESTLVVQLEVLEMLRRPMFKNPFNERIIAKPGKAITLNCSVDGNPPPDISWMLPNGTWFSRGIKTPQFLTGSSGTLTIYSPDRDSAGKYRCAARNSVGYIEKLIILEVAQKPNILTRPAGPVKGISGEPLSLHCLSDGSPRPHTAWTLPGGRVLHQPQLNGKYLLLENGTLVIREATVHDRGHYVCKAHNDAGDSSVTVPVVIVAYPPRITSRPPQSLHTVPGAAVQLHCTALGIPKPEITWELPDHSILSTSQQGRALGSELLHPHGTLLLQNPRPSHSGAYKCTARNPLGSDFTVTYLHVI from the exons TTACAACAGTTTGCTTAAACTGACTGAAACGGACTTTTCTggcctggagaagctggagttACTGATGCTGCACAGCAATGAGATAAACACAATCCCTGAGAAGGTGTTCAGGGATTTATCTTCATTGCAG GTCTTAAAAATGAGCTATAACAAGGTCAGAGTGCTTCAGCAGGATGCCTTTTATGGTCTGAGGAGCTTGGGACGGTTGCATATGGACCATAACAAAATTGAATTTGTAAATCCCAAGGTCTTCTACGGACTGACATCACTGAGGTTGGTCCACTTGGAAGGGAATTTACTGAAGCAGCTTCACCCAGACACTTTTGTTTCCTTGCGCTACagccaaatatttaaaatatccttCATCAAGCACATATATTTGTCTGACAATGTGTTGACTTCATTACcacaagaaatgttttcctccATGTCTGAGCTAGAGAGCATTTACCTGCATGGAAACCCTTGGTGCTGTGACTGCAATCTGCAGTGGTTTGCAGAATGGGCAAGGCAGAGACCAG atGTTATAAAGTGCAAAAAAGACAGAAGTTCAGGTGCTCAGCAATGCCCAATATGTGCTAGTCCCAAAAATCATAAAGAGAAAAGCTTAGTGGATATTCCTTCTGCATCTTTAGCCTGCATGAAGCCAACCATACACGGCTCcctgaaattaaaaaacctcACAGTGCCAGATGATGGGGATTTCAGTGCCATCTCTCCCAAAGACTTTGTGGCTCCTATAGGATCCATGGTTTTGAACATGACTGATCAAGCAGGAAGTCGAGGTAACTTGGTTTGCAATCTCCAAAACCCTAAAGAAATGTCTCCCATCATATTTGACACAGATGGCAACAGCACAGTACTCAAAACATCATTCTCAGCATTCCTTGTGTGTGGCATTGAGTATGAACATATTCAGCAGCTATGGAGCATATTGGCACTGTACAGCAATTCTCCCTTAAGACTGGAAAGGAACGTCCTAGCAACTAACACACCTTTTCTTAGTTACAAATATAAACAAATCTACTCTGAAAAAGATGAACTTTTTACCAATATAGAGGCTGAACTGAGAGCTGAACCACCTTGGCTAATGCAAAGGCAAGTGGCATTACAGCTGGACAGGACAAAAACCACCCTAAACACACTGCACATCCAGTACTTCACAGATGCTCAGATTATTTTGCCCAGAGCTGATGAAAACCAGGAGAGAAATAACTGGGCTATCATCTCCAGAGACAACAGAACACAAACAGAGCACACTGTTCTAGTCGGGGGCACCGTACAACTGGAGTGCCAAGCAAGTGGAGAACCAGCTCCTGCAATAGAGTGGCTATTGGCTGATGGAAGCAAAGTTAGAGCACCTTATGTCAGTGAGGATGGAAGGATCATCGTGGTGAACACTGGGACACTGATGTTACGGGCAGCTGATACCTTTGACACTGGCCTTTACCACTGCATAGGCACAAACGCGCGGGATGCAGACGCCCTGACGTTCCGGATCACCGTGCTCGATCCCCAGGTGGAGCACAGCGGAGTGAACGGAGCCCGGCTGTCCACGCTTGCTGGCAGCACACTCCACCTCCCCTGCACATCCTCAGCTGTCCCAGACGCTGCCATTAGCTGGGTGTTACCTGAGCCTGTGGTTCTTCATCATTCTGTGAGAAACAAACAGATTTTTGACAACGGTACCTTGAGAATACAAGGGGTGACAGAGCGAGACAGCGGCTACTTCCGATGCGTGGCAGCCAACCAGTATGGGGTGGATCTGTTGGTTTTCCAAGTGCTAGTTAGACAGGATGAAACCACTccaaagaaaaagcacatagttgtgggagaaaaggaagaagatggTGGCTCTGGTGAGGTAGTGCTGGTCTCTGCAACCACACAGAAACATCCACTAGCTCCTCTGGCTCCCCAGACACCTGGTCAGGActctgctgcctcagcagcCCGGAACCAGGTCACACAGAGTGTGCCTACAAGGAACAGCTATGGGAAAATGGCTCACAGGCACTCTGGGGACAAAAGGGGCAGGCGGTTCAGGGGACACAGAAGACAGTTTGTTTCCTCAGCCAGGAGAGTCGATCCGCAGCGCTGGGCAGCccttctggaaaaaacaaagaggaactCAATGTTGACAGAAAACCAAGGAGAAGTTGCAACAAAACCACCTATTCAAGCCCATGAGTTCTCAAAAGTATCTGGGAATGAGGAGGAAACCTCTGGTGATCTCTTGTCTCCCGAAGAAGAATTCATGATCCCAGTAACAGAGACAGCCCCTGTGCCTGCTCTGGGAAGAGCCGTGGTACCTGTAGGGCCTGCAACCATCGTGAGGGACCCCCCTGCCAGGACCacctctgccccagctgcaggaactcccctcccctctcctttgTCAGAGTCTGGGGCATCTGACAGCAGAAGGCCACAAGCATATCTAAAACCTACAAGTACAAACTCAGAGGAGAGATCAGATTTAAGTCAAATATCAGCAAAGGGTATAAACCAATCAACTGTATCAAATGGAGGGAGAGGGACAGCTTCACTTTTCCCTGCTGGGCAAAGGCTGGTATATTCTGGGGAAAGTAATAACCaatatttaaaatctgtatCTACTACACCCATGACAGGTGTCACAGTCACCAGCAAGTCCATAACTTCCCATAATGCAGTGGACAAGCTCCATGTCTTTACTGAGTCTATTGAGATTTCTACCAAAACAGATCGTCAGACTCCTGTAGTGACAGTCAGTGAACCAAGTCCTGAATTTggtcacatttattttcatagtaCTCAGAGACAAGTAACTCCAAAGCCACCACTGGAGTCAACTACCAATACTCATCAGCAAACTCAGATTATTCAGGACACTCATACACCTCAGGCCCAGCAGCATTATGGAAGACGAAGGAAAATTTCTGGTAGGAGACAAATGGTTAGACCTGGACATATTCCAAGTATGAAAGAGCACAGATACAATTTTGGGAGGTCAGGATCTGACAGAGAAAGtacagctgtggctgcagatgTTCAACTAAATATAAAACACTTATCAACTTTACCAACCTTAAAAAACGTCAGCAGCTCCGTGAACCCAAGTAGCCCAGAAGCACCTCTGTCCTCCCCCCCTACCACGAATATGCCACTGGAGCCCCCAGCAGGTACTCATCTAAGCACAGCATTCctcagggaagagaaaagcaaccCCAGTGCAAGGCAAAAAGCTACAACAGCCATGCCCTTAATTACAAAAGGCACCCAAGATACTCCTCAATGGAACTTAGAGACCAGTGCTCCACTTCAGAAATGTTCTGATAGAGTCCAACCTTCTAGTATCAGACAACCAACACTGGCAACCCGTACGGCTCATATTGTGACAGAAATTACACATGCCATAAGCACCAAGATATCTTCAACTCTTGAATCAGTCTCACCCAGCATCAAGCCTAGAACCTCAGCAAAAAAttcccaaagagaaaaaattacttggGAACATCTCCTTGGAAACGGTGCACGAGAAGAGGTCCTTCTTCAGCAGCTGTCAGAACAACAGACAGATGGGTTTCCATCAGTGGAGGCATCGACCATGCTTCCTAAAACCACAACATCAGCTGTGTCCAGAATGTCTCCTTTGCACTTCACACCCATTTCAACAGGTGGGGATCACAGCAGCGGTTTCTTGTCCTTAAAGAAGCCCATTCCTCGTGGCAATGGGAAGTCAGCAGAACATCTTCCCCCTGCAGAACCACAGTTGTACTCTAGTCCTGCAACTGCTGCAACCAAAGAAACGGTTGTAACAAGTGTGAAGCCAACAGTTGTGCCTGTTACTGCTCCTCAAACAGACACCAAAATCACCAGAAGTAAAACATTCCgagggggaagaaagagaggtcagaggaggaagaagcctCCCCTAACATCTGTCTCGCCAAGGGTGAGCACAGACGCCCCCACTGCAGCCATTCCAACGCTGAACACAGCCGCGCCTGTCGCGACAGCAACAAAACCGTTACCTGGGCCTGCAAATCCCCTCCCCGGGGCTGCGAGCGCGGGCTCAGTGCCAGAAACGCCAGCACCGTGGGGCCGTGACACGCCAGAGGCACCTCGGGTGGTGCCTACAGCCGCCAGGCAGGCCCTGCTGACCGCTGTCCCCGGCACGGACGTCCCGTCCGCCACGGTGCCGCCCGGGGGCCGTCTTGCTCCCCCCGCCACAGCCCAGGCCCCTCGGCCGCGCTCAGAGCCGGCCAGTGCCACCGGCACGGGACCCGCCGGGCCGGGAGCCGCTCCGCAG CCCCCGCTCAGCCTCCcagccccccgcccgccccaaCGCGTCCTGCGAGACCCCCCTGGGCTCCGCGGAGGGACCCCCGCCCCACCGCACCGCCGGTCCCCCCCCCCCTGCGCTGCCCCGCGGGGCGGGGACACCCACCGCTCCGGCCCCGGCTGCTCCGGGAGGAGACGGGAGCAACAAACAGGCAGCACCGAGCCCAGCGCCGGGGGCGACCCCGCGAGCAGGCAGCACGGGGCAAAGCCCAGGATCAGCGGAGGGAGCCTGGCGGCCTTCACCGTGCTGGCCGACTCGGATGCTTTTATGCCTTGCGAAGCTACCGGCAACCCCCCTCCCACGGTGCGGTGGAGCAAGATATCGCCAG GGCCGGGCGCCCCGCAGAGCCGCTGGCAGGTGTTTGCCAACGGGACGCTGCGGGTGGCGCGGGCGGCGCCGCAGGACGGGGGGCAGTACCTGTGCACGGCGGCCAACGCGCACGGCGCCGCGCGGCTCCTGGCCACGCTGTCGGTGGTGGCCTACCCGCCACGGGTGGCCGGGGGCAGGTGGCAGCTCCTCACCGCCCACGCGGGGAAGCCCCTGGCAGTGAAGTGCAGAGCGGAGGGCAGGCCTCCGCCCGCCATCTCCTGGGTGCTCGCCAATAAAACGCGCGTCTCCCACTCTTCGGCGGGAAGCCGCAAGGTCCGCGTGGAACCAGATGGCACTTTAGTTCTTGAGGAGGTCACCGTTTATGACAGGGGCCTCTACACCTGCACGGCTACAAACCCAGCGGGCAGCGACACGCTGGCCGTGAAGCTGCAGGTCATTGCGGCACCTCCCGCCATTCTGGAGGAGAAGAGACAACGCGTTGAAGGAACGGTGGGGGAAAGTCTGAAACTCCCCTGCACTGTGAAAGGGAATCCTCAGCCCACTGTCCACTGGGTGCTCTTCGACGGCACGGTGGTGAAGCCTCTGCAGTTTGCAAACACAAAGCTGTTCCTCTTCTCCAATGGCACCCTTCAGCTCAGCAACATGGTCCCTTCTGACAGCGGGAATTACGAGTGCATAGCCACGAGCTCGACGGGCTCGGAAAGGAGGGTGGTGAGCCTGGTGGTGGAACGCAGAGATACACTCCCAAGGATAGCTACTGCCTCCCAAGAAATGACTCAGTTGAATTTTGGGGATAAGCTGCTTCTGAACTGCACAGCAACTGGCGAGCCAAAGCCCAGGATCATCTGGAGGTTACCTTCCAAGGCAGTTGTTGACCAGTGGCACAG AATGGGAAGTCGAATCCATGTCTACCCCAACGGGTCCTTGGTTATTGAGGCAGTTACAGAGAAGGACGCAGGTGACTATTTGTGCGTTGCCAGAAACATAATGGGTGACGATCTGATTCTGATGAAAGTCAGCATCACAATGAAACCAGCCAGGATTCACCAGAAGCAGTACTTCAAGAAACTGGTGCCATACGGAAAAGATTTCACAGTGGACTGCAAGGCATCAGGGTCACCCACACCAGAAATATCCTGGAGTTTGCCAGATGGGACAGTGATCAATAACGCCATGCTGGCAGATGACAGTGGCCGCAGGACTTGGAGGTACGTCCTCTTTGACAATGGAACACTGTATCTCAACAAAGCTGGAGTCACAGAAGGAGGAGATTACACCTGCTACGCTCAAAACACACTGGGCAGAGATGAAATGAAGGTACACATCACGGTCGTCATGGCAGCCCCGCAGATAAAGCAGAGTTACAAGACATATGTTAAAGTGAAAGCTGGAGATACGGCACTATTGGActgtgaagctgctggagaACCCAAGCCCAAAATATTCTGGTTGCTGCCTTCCAGTGACATGATCTCCTCGTCAACAGCCAGACACCTCCTGCATGTCAATGGCTCGCTGTCAGTCAGGCAAGTCAAGCTGTTAGATGCTGGGGACTATATGTGTGTTGCTCGTAATCCTGGAGGGGACGACACAAAACTGTATAAACTGGATGTTGCTGCTAAACCACCCATCATAAATGGTTTGCATGCAAACAAAACCATCATGAAAGTGACAGCAGTGAGGCACTCAAAGAAACACCTCGACTGCCGGGCAGAAGGGACACCCCCCCCACAGATTATGTGGATCATGCCTGATAATATTTTCCTCACAGCTCCATATTACGGGAGCAGGATTGTAGTGCACAAAAACGGGACACTTGAGATCCGGAACTTAAGGCCTTCTGACACAGCAGATTTCATCTGCGTGGCACGTAATGAAGGGGGAGAGAGCACGTTGgtggtgcagctggaggtgctAGAAATGCTAAGGCGACCAATGTTTAAAAATCCATTCAATGAAAGAATAATAGCAAAACCTGGAAAAGCCATCACATTGAATTGTTCTGTGGATGGAAACCCTCCACCTGACATAAGCTGGATGTTGCCTAATGGCACTTGGTTTTCCAGAGGCATCAAGACTCCCCAGTTTCTCACGGGAAGCAGCGGTACCCTGACCATCTACAGCCCCGACAGGGACAGTGCAGGGAAGTACCGCTGTGCTGCCAGGAACAGCGTCGGCTACATTGAAAAGCTGATCATCTTGGAGGTTGCCCAGAAGCCCAATATTCTCACCCGCCCAGCTGGGCCAGTGAAGGGCATCAGTGGGGAGCCCCTGTCCCTGCATTGCCTGTCGGATGGGAGCCCCAGACCCCACACAGCCTGGACCCTGCCCGGGGGGCGCGTGCTGCACCAACCGCAGCTCAACGGGAAGtacctgctgctggagaatggCACCTTGGTCATACGAGAAGCCACCGTTCATGACAGAGGACATTACGTGTGCAAGGCTCACAACGATGCCGGAGACTCCTCTGTAACTGTCCCTGTGGTCATTGTAGCCTATCCCCCGAGGATCACCAGCAGACCTCCGCAGAGCCTTCACACGGTGCCTGGGGCAGCAGTTCAGCTCCACTGCACAGCACTGGGAAtaccaaaaccagaaattacCTGGGAATTACCTGACCACTCCATACTCTCTACGAGTCAGCAAGGCCGAGCACTGGGGAGTGAGCTGCTTCACCCCCATGGGACATTGCTCCTCCAGAACCCCCGACCCTCTCATTCTGGTGCGTACAAGTGCACAGCGAGGAACCCTCTCGGCAGCGATTTCACAGTGACATACCTGCACGTCATTTGA